One Aneurinibacillus migulanus genomic region harbors:
- a CDS encoding ArsR/SmtB family transcription factor — MEPIEIFKALSNESRLQILQWLKEPDRHFIPHEGIDMNTTGVCVSQITEKLKMTQSTASQYLTILLRAGLIKTERIGKYTYYKRDEEAIKKIADLFKNEI, encoded by the coding sequence ATGGAACCAATTGAAATCTTCAAAGCCTTATCAAATGAATCAAGGTTACAAATTTTGCAATGGCTGAAGGAGCCTGATCGTCATTTTATACCCCACGAAGGGATTGATATGAACACAACAGGGGTATGTGTTAGTCAAATAACAGAGAAATTGAAGATGACGCAATCAACTGCTTCCCAATATCTCACCATACTTTTACGAGCTGGGCTTATTAAAACAGAACGAATAGGAAAGTATACGTACTATAAAAGGGACGAAGAGGCTATTAAAAAAATTGCTGACTTATTCAAAAATGAGATATGA
- a CDS encoding IS110 family RNA-guided transposase, whose protein sequence is MKDVQKFVGLDVSKEMISVGVAEAGRGEPRFHGNIPNQPEAIRKLMRKLGNPEDLHVCYEAGSTGYGIVRFLLSMGIDCIVVAPTLIPRRAGDRVKTDRRDSLRLAQLLRAGELTAVWTPDEDHEALRDLIRARHDIREDLQRARQRLNHFLLRHDIRPAQETRNWSVKHRDWLNTLTFEKSSLRIVFQEYLHTIHEVEERMKRIEAQIHEEAMQSEHAPVIQALQTLRGVAEVTAVTLVAEIGQFSRFINPRQLISYAGLVPKEYSSRSSRWQGSITKIGNVQIRRALVECAWA, encoded by the coding sequence ATGAAGGATGTACAAAAATTTGTGGGTTTAGACGTATCAAAAGAAATGATTTCAGTTGGCGTGGCGGAGGCAGGACGTGGAGAGCCTCGCTTTCATGGAAATATTCCCAATCAACCAGAAGCGATTCGTAAACTAATGAGAAAGCTGGGTAACCCTGAAGATTTACATGTTTGCTATGAAGCTGGATCGACTGGTTATGGAATCGTAAGATTCCTTTTATCTATGGGTATCGATTGTATTGTAGTGGCCCCTACTCTTATCCCCCGTCGAGCTGGGGATCGTGTGAAAACCGATCGCAGAGATTCCCTTAGGTTAGCTCAGCTTCTTCGAGCTGGAGAACTAACGGCTGTATGGACTCCTGATGAAGATCACGAAGCGTTACGTGATTTGATTCGTGCACGGCATGATATAAGAGAAGACTTACAACGAGCCCGTCAGAGATTGAATCATTTCCTGCTTCGGCATGATATACGTCCGGCTCAAGAAACACGGAATTGGTCCGTCAAACATCGGGACTGGCTCAATACCCTTACGTTTGAAAAGTCATCCTTACGGATTGTATTTCAAGAGTATCTTCATACCATTCACGAAGTAGAAGAGCGAATGAAGCGAATCGAAGCCCAAATTCACGAGGAAGCGATGCAGAGTGAACACGCCCCGGTGATTCAGGCCTTACAAACCTTACGGGGTGTAGCCGAAGTCACAGCCGTCACGTTAGTGGCGGAGATTGGACAGTTTTCTCGGTTTATAAATCCAAGGCAATTGATATCCTATGCAGGTCTGGTTCCAAAGGAATATTCCAGCCGATCAAGTCGTTGGCAAGGTTCCATTACGAAAATCGGAAATGTCCAGATTCGTCGTGCCTTAGTGGAGTGTGCCTGGGCCTAA
- a CDS encoding SH3 domain-containing protein produces the protein MRAFIRVLSSIFIITSLLFSGAPDNISAAHVQQGYVNTKNTTLNVRAGAGNQYKVIGKVSKGAIVDIIGFQRGWYKIRYGNITGYVMSSYIAKIDVLSPQQAFDMVRQTDDAINKIPFGKIVTYSEAQKLFPYVATSYLTKFLNASFDKQPEGWTLCACDAVLFIQLSLDANTKVTYSSNKNTMYLSEYIYDELKGNHSQTITLSKTTSGWRITNISEKYQ, from the coding sequence GTGAGAGCGTTCATTAGAGTATTGTCTTCTATTTTTATTATTACAAGTTTGCTTTTCAGTGGTGCCCCCGACAATATTTCTGCGGCCCATGTTCAGCAAGGGTATGTTAACACAAAGAATACCACATTAAATGTCAGGGCGGGTGCAGGTAATCAGTATAAGGTTATCGGGAAGGTTTCTAAAGGGGCGATAGTAGATATAATTGGTTTTCAAAGAGGATGGTATAAAATTCGTTATGGCAACATAACCGGATATGTTATGAGCTCTTATATAGCAAAAATAGATGTTTTATCTCCGCAACAAGCATTTGATATGGTAAGGCAAACAGATGATGCAATTAATAAAATTCCATTTGGTAAAATAGTGACGTATTCTGAGGCACAAAAGCTGTTTCCTTATGTTGCTACCTCGTACTTAACAAAGTTTCTGAATGCTAGTTTTGATAAACAGCCTGAAGGATGGACACTTTGTGCATGTGATGCTGTGTTATTCATTCAATTAAGTTTAGATGCAAATACAAAAGTCACATATTCTAGTAATAAAAACACAATGTACCTTTCTGAGTACATTTATGATGAGTTAAAAGGGAATCATTCACAAACAATTACACTATCTAAAACAACCTCTGGCTGGAGAATTACGAACATTAGCGAAAAGTATCAATGA
- a CDS encoding membrane dipeptidase — protein sequence MYNRQKIRLGKILVTESDEKPNLEHLINHLDHMVKVVGVNHVGIGLDLCDMLLKYIPSGDFGKFERNSFDVVKGHQKS from the coding sequence ATGTATAATAGACAGAAGATTCGACTAGGAAAAATTCTTGTCACCGAAAGTGATGAAAAACCTAACTTAGAGCATTTAATCAATCATCTGGATCATATGGTTAAAGTAGTTGGGGTTAATCACGTTGGAATCGGTTTAGATTTATGTGATATGCTCCTGAAATACATTCCATCTGGTGATTTCGGAAAATTTGAACGAAACTCATTTGATGTTGTCAAAGGTCATCAAAAGAGTTAA
- the ltrA gene encoding group II intron reverse transcriptase/maturase yields MTKTPIHLQELRRRIYQRTKSEPTHRFWGLFTHITKMTTLHEAYQHAKKNGGAPGIDGQSFADVEREGVIPFLENIQAELQAGTYQPQANRKVNIPKANGKMRTLQIPSIRDRVVQGALKLILEAIFEADFCPNSYGFRPKRSPHQALAEVRRSVLRRMTTVIDVDLSRYFDMIRHSILLEKIAKRVQDPQVMHLVKQIIKATGKIGVPQGGPFSPLAANIYLNEVDWTFDAIRRKTAEGNYEAVNYHRFADDMVITVSGHSSKRGWAELALQRLREQLEPLGVELNLEKTRMVNVLKGESFSFLGFDLRRVPNRSRTGTFILMTPKKKARIAVKARIRELIQNGGAKPAKDLVKQINAVLAGWVNYFRVGNASRAFSEVRDYTEMKIRTLLTRRKRIRKRSIGWRRWSNKYLYNVLGLYWDWKVYPLKSVERYR; encoded by the coding sequence ATGACAAAAACACCCATCCATTTGCAGGAACTAAGGCGGCGAATCTACCAAAGGACGAAGTCTGAACCTACACATCGTTTTTGGGGATTATTCACCCACATCACAAAGATGACAACCCTTCACGAAGCCTACCAACATGCGAAGAAAAACGGTGGTGCCCCGGGTATCGACGGACAAAGCTTCGCTGATGTGGAACGAGAGGGAGTCATCCCGTTTCTGGAAAACATTCAAGCAGAACTGCAAGCCGGGACATACCAACCGCAAGCCAATCGCAAAGTAAATATCCCGAAGGCGAACGGTAAAATGCGAACATTACAAATACCGAGCATTCGAGATCGCGTTGTACAAGGAGCGCTGAAACTCATTTTAGAAGCAATCTTTGAGGCCGACTTCTGTCCCAATTCGTATGGATTTCGACCAAAACGCTCCCCTCATCAGGCACTGGCAGAAGTACGGCGCAGTGTACTGCGACGTATGACCACGGTAATTGATGTTGATTTGTCACGCTACTTTGATATGATACGGCACAGCATACTACTGGAGAAAATCGCAAAACGTGTCCAAGACCCACAGGTCATGCATCTTGTAAAACAGATAATCAAGGCAACAGGAAAAATCGGTGTTCCACAAGGGGGACCGTTTTCCCCACTAGCCGCAAATATCTACCTGAATGAAGTGGATTGGACATTCGATGCCATTCGACGCAAAACGGCGGAAGGCAACTATGAGGCGGTAAATTATCATCGGTTTGCCGACGATATGGTAATCACTGTGAGCGGGCACTCCAGCAAACGCGGATGGGCTGAATTGGCACTACAACGGCTGCGGGAACAGCTGGAGCCCTTGGGGGTTGAACTCAATCTGGAGAAAACCCGGATGGTCAATGTCTTAAAAGGTGAATCTTTCTCCTTTCTGGGGTTTGATTTGAGGCGAGTACCGAACCGAAGTAGAACGGGAACCTTTATTCTTATGACGCCCAAGAAAAAAGCCCGCATAGCGGTCAAAGCGCGAATCCGCGAATTGATTCAAAACGGAGGAGCAAAACCGGCAAAAGATTTGGTGAAACAAATCAATGCCGTATTGGCTGGGTGGGTGAACTACTTCCGGGTTGGAAACGCTAGCCGAGCATTTAGTGAAGTACGTGACTATACGGAGATGAAAATCCGCACGTTACTAACGAGAAGGAAACGGATACGAAAGCGTAGCATCGGATGGCGGAGATGGAGTAATAAGTACCTCTATAACGTGTTGGGGCTCTACTGGGATTGGAAAGTCTATCCCCTCAAAAGTGTAGAGAGATACCGATGA
- a CDS encoding transposase, translating into MKEFLDSGFILVADRAYFQIKRIDTFVKAETKQPFVIRLKTNVALYRKKSLRRWSSADSNITGDFTCQLGTPQARSESR; encoded by the coding sequence ATGAAAGAATTTCTTGACTCGGGATTTATTCTGGTGGCTGACCGTGCTTATTTTCAAATCAAGCGCATTGATACTTTTGTAAAAGCAGAAACGAAACAGCCCTTTGTCATCCGGCTGAAGACGAATGTAGCACTATATAGAAAAAAGTCATTACGGCGATGGAGTTCGGCAGACTCCAATATTACAGGAGATTTTACTTGTCAACTTGGTACGCCGCAAGCGCGTTCTGAATCCCGTTAA
- a CDS encoding ABC transporter permease, producing MKSYLSLVSKYFSAHKKKTRLTIASVALSVALITGIFSMLDVFLKFEKIQVIHDVGNYHLVLKDASDKERKAISSRIDVKHSGRWIDVGDGKVNGIKSWFGAIDKDFAANMNLKVSEGKFPTKPDEIMIERWATENTYLDVKINDTVKLSFPNNIEREYVVSGIYNDLSNTKASGKPGVLLSIDEANARVTKPLDILFLVEFKEKVNIIQAEKDIKSTLNISDERIGLNNRLLAVMGQGTSNSIIGLYATGAVLFCIVLVAGVIMIYNMFNISVMDRVRQFGLLRCIGASQSQTKKLVRREGLIIALKAIPIGVLAGMLITYICSGILKFYNHQLFKEIPLFSLSMTGIGAGIIIGFLTVYIASLLPAKKAAQISPVNAMTGNNEMKNTKNKKRSLLTKIFRAEIAMGINNAVVKKKTLILMASSIAMSIIMFLGFQVFIDFMHTGLKTTKPYTPDISLTSKQGMEDDLYTKLSNIEGVKKVYGRMFGYVNATFDATRLISNYKESMQHIKVKDNGLFVPLESSWLISYDKNQFNWAKQDLIAGELSEDKMNAQNGVIVVVNHVRNHQSTKTTNLQLGDKIYIETAVGTKQLTVIGLLRSVPFSDSKLNLATFITTEKLFTEWTGESKFKIIDIQLADKNQEQTVNEIKRMLNSSISFLDARQKNAEMDQTFFTMAVFIYGFVAVIALISILNIINTMNTSVISKTRYFGVMRAIGMSSAQLHKMVLTEAATYTLIGCLTGCILGITLQKVLITYLLSPYDIIWKFPFVQILLILTITLFVTVVSVINPLKKIGKKGISEVVNSL from the coding sequence ATGAAAAGCTATCTTTCCCTTGTCTCTAAATATTTTTCGGCACATAAAAAGAAAACAAGATTGACCATTGCAAGCGTTGCACTCTCAGTTGCTCTGATTACCGGCATTTTTTCCATGCTTGATGTTTTTTTGAAGTTTGAAAAAATACAGGTGATCCATGATGTTGGAAATTATCATCTTGTTCTTAAAGATGCCTCTGATAAAGAAAGGAAAGCCATCAGCAGTCGAATTGATGTAAAGCATTCCGGAAGATGGATCGATGTTGGAGATGGAAAGGTAAACGGTATCAAGAGCTGGTTTGGGGCCATTGATAAAGACTTTGCCGCAAATATGAATCTAAAAGTGAGTGAAGGGAAATTTCCGACAAAACCGGATGAGATCATGATTGAGCGATGGGCAACAGAAAATACTTACCTAGATGTAAAGATAAATGATACGGTCAAGCTCTCTTTTCCGAACAATATCGAAAGAGAATATGTAGTTAGCGGCATATATAATGACCTAAGCAATACAAAGGCATCAGGAAAACCTGGTGTGTTATTATCTATCGATGAAGCCAACGCAAGGGTGACTAAACCATTAGACATCCTCTTTCTGGTGGAGTTCAAGGAGAAAGTAAACATTATTCAAGCAGAGAAAGATATAAAGAGCACCTTAAATATTTCCGATGAGAGAATCGGACTTAATAATCGTTTATTGGCTGTAATGGGACAAGGCACAAGTAACTCAATTATAGGGCTGTATGCTACAGGAGCCGTCTTGTTTTGTATCGTCCTCGTGGCTGGCGTGATTATGATCTATAATATGTTCAATATTTCAGTGATGGACAGGGTACGGCAATTTGGGCTTTTAAGGTGTATTGGCGCATCACAGTCTCAGACCAAAAAGTTGGTGAGGCGTGAAGGTCTTATAATAGCATTGAAAGCCATTCCCATTGGGGTACTTGCAGGTATGCTTATTACTTATATCTGTTCTGGTATATTGAAGTTTTATAACCATCAGCTTTTCAAGGAGATCCCCTTGTTTTCGCTCAGCATGACAGGCATAGGGGCGGGCATTATCATCGGTTTTTTAACAGTTTATATAGCTTCTTTATTACCTGCAAAAAAAGCGGCGCAGATTTCTCCCGTAAATGCAATGACGGGTAATAATGAGATGAAAAATACAAAAAATAAAAAGCGTAGCTTATTAACAAAAATATTCCGTGCAGAGATTGCAATGGGTATCAATAATGCTGTTGTCAAAAAGAAAACTCTAATTTTGATGGCGTCCTCAATTGCCATGAGCATCATCATGTTTTTAGGTTTTCAAGTTTTTATTGATTTTATGCACACTGGCCTAAAAACCACCAAGCCATATACACCTGATATTTCCCTCACATCCAAGCAAGGTATGGAAGACGATCTGTATACAAAACTGTCGAACATTGAAGGCGTTAAAAAAGTTTATGGCCGAATGTTTGGGTATGTGAATGCTACCTTTGATGCAACGAGACTAATCAGTAACTATAAAGAAAGTATGCAACATATTAAAGTGAAGGACAATGGTTTATTCGTTCCACTCGAAAGCTCTTGGCTCATCTCTTATGATAAAAACCAATTCAACTGGGCTAAACAAGATTTGATCGCCGGAGAGCTTTCCGAAGATAAAATGAATGCACAAAATGGAGTTATCGTTGTTGTGAATCATGTAAGAAATCATCAATCAACAAAAACGACAAATTTACAATTAGGCGACAAGATTTACATTGAAACCGCTGTTGGAACAAAACAATTAACGGTAATAGGTCTGTTACGTTCGGTTCCTTTTAGCGACTCCAAGCTGAATTTAGCTACATTTATCACAACAGAAAAACTATTTACCGAGTGGACTGGTGAATCCAAATTTAAGATAATAGACATCCAGCTTGCTGACAAAAACCAGGAACAAACTGTAAATGAAATAAAAAGGATGTTAAATTCCTCCATATCATTCCTGGATGCACGTCAAAAAAATGCGGAGATGGATCAAACCTTTTTTACGATGGCGGTCTTTATATACGGTTTCGTAGCGGTTATTGCCTTAATCAGTATATTGAATATCATCAATACGATGAATACAAGTGTTATTTCGAAAACTAGATACTTTGGGGTAATGAGGGCAATCGGCATGTCTAGTGCTCAACTCCACAAAATGGTGTTGACCGAAGCAGCAACCTACACCCTGATAGGTTGTCTCACAGGCTGTATTCTCGGTATTACCCTGCAAAAAGTATTGATTACTTATTTGCTTTCACCGTATGATATAATTTGGAAATTTCCATTTGTGCAAATCCTTCTGATCCTGACAATCACCCTGTTTGTAACTGTCGTATCTGTTATAAATCCTTTAAAGAAAATTGGAAAAAAAGGAATTTCAGAGGTTGTAAATTCTCTGTAA
- a CDS encoding ABC transporter ATP-binding protein has product MEILKAVELLKTYGKEETKVEAIKNASFSVSKGEFVAIVGPSGSGKSTLLNLLGALDTPTSGKVYIDGRDIYTMQEKELSVFRRRNIGFVFQAFNLIPELNVEENMMLPLLLDYKKSDKLYIDELLHILGLTDRKHHLPNQLSGGQQQRVAIGRSLVTKPAIILADEPTGNLDTKNSREVINLMKMSVERYNQTLIMITHNPSFASFADRVLNVEDGIVTELGGSRQ; this is encoded by the coding sequence ATGGAAATACTTAAAGCGGTTGAACTTTTGAAAACATACGGAAAAGAAGAAACAAAGGTGGAAGCCATAAAAAATGCATCCTTTTCTGTTTCCAAAGGTGAATTCGTGGCTATCGTTGGGCCGTCAGGTTCGGGTAAAAGTACGCTTCTCAATCTACTCGGAGCACTGGATACCCCTACATCAGGCAAGGTGTATATAGATGGCAGGGATATCTATACAATGCAAGAGAAGGAACTGTCTGTATTCCGCAGACGCAACATCGGTTTTGTTTTTCAGGCATTCAACTTGATTCCCGAATTGAATGTGGAAGAAAATATGATGCTACCGCTACTGCTCGATTATAAAAAGTCGGACAAGCTGTATATCGATGAGTTGCTTCATATACTCGGGTTGACGGATAGAAAACATCATCTCCCCAATCAACTATCGGGAGGTCAACAACAGCGTGTGGCCATTGGACGATCCCTTGTAACCAAGCCTGCAATCATTTTAGCGGATGAGCCTACAGGAAATCTCGATACTAAAAATAGCCGAGAAGTCATCAATTTGATGAAAATGTCTGTTGAACGGTACAATCAGACACTGATTATGATTACACATAATCCCAGTTTTGCTTCCTTTGCAGATAGAGTGTTGAATGTGGAAGATGGCATTGTGACTGAGCTTGGAGGTTCCAGACAATGA
- a CDS encoding sensor histidine kinase yields the protein MDLLINKDAKRFFMQWMLVLLAGAILTQILVYMNTVQLKHEMLKHDYELAGYLNNNYPHLAAELPLVFTADKTKNELEAGKALLETSGYKDSLQMRFIPVVNSVYQTNVIMNFIVSTGMSIFLFIVAFTFLKKHYKKIDRYQKEVYEIMNGSISTRLDDNEEGSLSKLAASINTVTASLHTHIEKEKHNRLFLKETLTNVSHQLKTPLSALAIYNEIMRGEHLDNEVIESFLKKSEGELERMQTLITNLLKLAKLDAGIIELHKSECVLNDLIKQATASFETRLIYEQKNFEMRTDGVVSYWCDKEWLLEAVSNLIKNAVEHTTARNCIEVHLEETPLMVKIAVYDDGEGIHPDDLNHVFKPFYRSRFSQDKQGTGIGLTLAKTIIEMHGGFISVESAIGKGTRFTIHLPKLTKL from the coding sequence ATGGATTTATTGATTAATAAGGATGCGAAAAGATTTTTTATGCAATGGATGCTTGTCTTATTAGCCGGTGCTATACTCACGCAAATCCTTGTATATATGAACACAGTTCAGTTAAAGCATGAAATGCTCAAGCATGATTATGAGCTTGCAGGATATCTAAACAATAACTATCCACATTTAGCTGCAGAGCTTCCATTAGTATTCACAGCTGATAAAACGAAAAATGAGCTTGAAGCAGGTAAAGCCTTACTTGAAACATCTGGATATAAAGATAGTCTGCAAATGCGATTCATCCCTGTTGTGAATTCGGTATACCAAACGAATGTTATCATGAATTTTATCGTCTCGACCGGGATGAGCATTTTCCTTTTTATAGTAGCCTTTACGTTTTTGAAAAAGCATTACAAAAAAATAGACCGATATCAGAAAGAAGTCTATGAAATCATGAATGGATCTATTTCAACAAGGCTTGATGACAACGAGGAAGGAAGTTTGTCCAAACTAGCTGCATCTATTAATACAGTGACAGCATCCTTACATACGCATATTGAAAAGGAAAAACACAACCGGTTATTTCTCAAGGAGACTTTAACAAATGTGTCTCACCAGTTGAAAACGCCCTTATCAGCACTGGCAATCTACAACGAGATTATGAGGGGGGAGCATTTAGATAATGAAGTAATCGAAAGTTTTTTGAAAAAAAGCGAAGGCGAGCTTGAGCGCATGCAAACCTTAATAACCAATCTCTTAAAGCTAGCAAAATTGGATGCTGGGATTATTGAGCTTCACAAAAGTGAGTGTGTATTGAATGATCTGATAAAGCAGGCAACTGCAAGCTTTGAAACGAGATTGATTTATGAACAAAAGAACTTTGAAATGAGAACTGACGGAGTAGTATCCTATTGGTGCGACAAGGAATGGCTGCTTGAGGCTGTGAGTAATTTGATAAAAAATGCTGTAGAGCATACCACAGCAAGAAATTGCATCGAGGTTCATCTTGAGGAAACTCCGTTGATGGTAAAAATAGCTGTCTATGATGACGGGGAAGGCATTCACCCTGATGATCTAAACCATGTCTTCAAACCTTTTTATCGTAGTCGATTTTCTCAAGATAAGCAAGGTACAGGCATAGGACTAACCTTAGCCAAAACGATTATTGAAATGCATGGCGGTTTTATTTCAGTCGAGAGCGCAATCGGGAAAGGCACACGATTTACCATTCACCTTCCCAAGCTTACAAAACTGTAA
- a CDS encoding response regulator transcription factor — MRKILLVEDDLSLIEGLKFFLSKQGFDVTISRTVKEAKAYFRQYEFHLILLDLMLPDGSGFDLCKIVRQTSNVPIIFLTASDEETNVVMGLDIGGDDYMTKPLKLNELISRMNATWRRLGFANEQVAELSANGITVKLLEGRVLKNGTELELTATEYKLLCLFMQNPNLVLSKEQIMQKLWDGHENFIDDNTLAVYISRLRDKIEDHSKQPSFLTTIRGMGYKWNVR, encoded by the coding sequence ATGAGAAAAATACTATTAGTAGAAGATGATTTAAGTTTGATCGAAGGATTGAAATTTTTTCTGTCCAAACAAGGGTTTGATGTAACAATTTCAAGGACGGTAAAGGAAGCAAAGGCTTACTTTCGTCAATACGAGTTTCATCTGATACTGCTTGATTTAATGCTTCCCGACGGCAGTGGCTTTGATCTATGTAAAATAGTTAGACAGACATCCAATGTTCCGATTATTTTCCTCACGGCTTCCGACGAAGAAACAAATGTTGTTATGGGACTGGATATAGGCGGAGATGACTATATGACAAAGCCCTTGAAATTGAATGAGCTTATATCCCGAATGAATGCGACATGGAGACGTTTAGGTTTTGCAAATGAGCAGGTCGCGGAATTAAGTGCAAATGGGATTACAGTAAAGCTTTTAGAAGGCAGGGTTCTGAAAAATGGAACTGAACTGGAGCTTACTGCAACAGAATACAAGCTTCTGTGTTTATTTATGCAAAATCCGAATCTGGTATTATCAAAAGAGCAGATTATGCAAAAATTATGGGATGGTCACGAAAACTTTATCGATGACAATACTTTAGCCGTCTATATTAGCAGACTGCGCGACAAAATAGAAGATCATTCAAAGCAGCCATCTTTTTTAACAACAATTAGAGGGATGGGATATAAATGGAACGTCAGATAA
- a CDS encoding undecaprenyl-diphosphatase, whose translation MVFSQFNIDAFRLINDLGKQYSYLNPVIVFLAEYMLYFLCLSIVVYWFTRTNKNRMMVIQAVIAFILAEILGKMAGQFHSHYQPFAVLPHVNQLIEHDIDNSFPSDHTILFFSVCISFWLVRKKGEWLWLMLPLCVAISRIWVGVHYPIDVITGALLGVISALFVYWLVPKLSSIKQLLALYEKMEQQVLPSKDKSKNF comes from the coding sequence ATGGTGTTTTCCCAGTTCAATATTGATGCCTTTCGTTTGATTAATGATTTAGGTAAACAGTACTCTTACCTAAATCCAGTTATAGTCTTTTTAGCGGAATATATGTTGTATTTTTTATGTTTGAGTATTGTTGTCTATTGGTTTACTCGAACCAACAAAAACAGAATGATGGTCATTCAGGCGGTGATCGCCTTTATTCTTGCTGAAATCCTCGGGAAAATGGCTGGTCAATTTCATTCCCATTATCAACCGTTTGCGGTGCTGCCACATGTCAATCAACTTATCGAACATGATATAGACAATTCGTTTCCGAGTGACCATACGATCCTGTTTTTTTCAGTTTGCATTTCATTCTGGCTTGTGCGCAAAAAGGGGGAGTGGCTATGGCTTATGCTTCCATTATGTGTAGCTATCTCCCGTATATGGGTAGGTGTTCATTATCCTATCGATGTTATTACAGGGGCTCTTTTAGGGGTGATTTCAGCCTTATTTGTGTACTGGTTGGTACCAAAACTCTCTTCTATAAAGCAACTACTTGCCCTTTATGAAAAGATGGAACAACAGGTTCTACCTTCAAAAGACAAGTCGAAAAACTTTTGA
- a CDS encoding DUF3658 domain-containing protein, with product MDGSGKLCTADITQLEREWQAISEQSGTLRIWRDNVVLTVSADYYDQYLLEKLDELKASIDDNGFLRSARLIGVAIAYCEQYIGASYFEYRLRELIYDGILEIKGIPTAMRFYSIKRKRRTESELSVCIDEPSS from the coding sequence ATGGACGGCAGTGGCAAGCTGTGCACTGCTGACATCACACAGCTGGAACGAGAATGGCAGGCAATCTCGGAACAATCCGGAACGTTGCGTATTTGGCGAGATAACGTAGTGCTTACGGTGTCTGCCGATTATTATGATCAATACCTGCTGGAGAAGTTGGACGAACTGAAGGCGTCCATCGACGATAACGGCTTTCTACGCTCTGCCCGTTTGATTGGAGTGGCGATTGCTTATTGCGAGCAGTATATCGGAGCTTCCTATTTTGAATACCGACTGAGAGAGTTGATCTACGATGGTATTCTAGAAATTAAGGGTATTCCTACGGCGATGAGATTTTATAGTATCAAACGCAAACGGCGCACTGAAAGCGAACTTTCGGTCTGCATCGATGAGCCATCCTCATAG
- a CDS encoding transposase yields the protein MFILQSLVIAKLIRPFLERNHYRLFLLFLPPYSLELNPIEKVWA from the coding sequence ATGTTCATCCTTCAAAGCTTGGTCATCGCCAAGCTTATACGGCCATTCTTAGAACGAAATCATTATCGCCTTTTCTTGTTGTTTCTTCCGCCGTATTCACTAGAGTTGAATCCGATTGAAAAAGTATGGGCATGA
- a CDS encoding DUF3102 domain-containing protein: MNSYKQIAGNAIFEIGRRLKYVKENDLAHSEFGRWLESVDIDTYDASKFIRVYEEFAELGACPNLG, encoded by the coding sequence ATCAACTCATACAAGCAAATTGCTGGTAACGCTATATTTGAAATAGGAAGAAGGTTGAAATACGTTAAGGAAAACGACCTAGCTCATAGTGAATTCGGAAGATGGCTAGAATCAGTAGATATAGATACATATGATGCTTCTAAATTTATTCGTGTATACGAAGAATTTGCAGAATTGGGCGCGTGCCCAAATTTAGGTTAG